The Pseudoalteromonas aliena SW19 nucleotide sequence TTTTAAACCCACTATATCTACTTCTGATTTAGCACTTATCACCCGTCAATTGGCCACGTTAATTCAATCCGCATTGCCTGTTGAGGGAGCCGTCATGGCCGTAGCCGAGCAATGCGAAAAACCACGTTTAAAGCGCATGTTGATGTCGGTACGTTCAAAGGTTGTTGAAGGTTATACACTTGCCGATGGTATGAGTGAATTTCCACATGTGTTTGATGACTTATACCGTGCAATGGTTGCCGCAGGTGAAAAGTCGGGTCATTTAGATCAGGTATTAAATCGATTAGCTGATTACACTGAGCAACGCCAACATATGCGCAGTCAAATTACGCAAGCTATGGTTTACCCTATTATTCTGGTTATATTTGCCATTGGTATTGTTGCGGTTTTGCTGGGAACAGTAGTCCCTAAAATATTAAAAACCTTTGAAAAAACCAAGCAAGTACTCCCTTGGACAACAGAGTGGGTAATGGCCGGTAGTCATTTTGTACAAAACTATTGGTTTATCAGTTTAATTGCTATCACTGGCATCGCTATTGGTATTAAACATGCCTTAAAAAAACCAAAAATACGTTTTTGGTGGGACAATCGAATACTCCACATGCCAGGTATTGGTAAGGTTGCACGTGGTATAAATACAGCTCGCTTTGCGCGAACGCTAAGTATTTTGTCATCAAGCTCAGTACCTTTACTCGAGGGAATGCGTATATCGGGTGGGGTGTTAGTAAATGAAAAAATTAAAAAAGCAGTGGCGGATGCTTCCGATAGAGTAAGTGAAGGTGCTAGTTTACGCGCTGCACTTCAGCAAACTAAGTTGTTTCCACCGATGATGCTGCATATGATAGCCAGTGGCGAAAAGTCAGGCGAACTTGAACAAATGCTAGAGCGCGCTGCAAATAACCAAGACCGCGAATTTGAAAGTATGGTTAATGTATCGTTGAAATTATTAGAACCGGCAATGATTGCCTCTATGGCGGTTATTGTACTGTTTATAGTGATGGCAATTTTGCAGCCAATAATGGCAATGAATAAAGCCGTAGGGCTTTAACTCTTGCTTAGTTTTTTTATATATTAGTGGTTTTACCTAAACCATTTTTACTTAATATTTTAGAATAATGAGGTAATTACGTGAATAAACAATCAGGTTTTTCTTTACTAGAAGTGATGGTGGTACTGGTTATCATCGGGATGATTATGTCAATTGTTGCGCCTAATATTATGGGTCAGCAAGAAGAGGCTGCAATTGATAAGGCACACTTGGATATTCAGCAACTTGAAGACGCAATGAGCCTTTACAAGCTTAAAAATAAAAGCTATCCAACCACAGAGCAAGGCCTTGAAGCGCTTGTAAATAAAACGAATATTGAACCGGTACCAAAGCGTTTTCCAGATGGTGGTTTTATTAGTGAATTACCTGATGATCCATGGGGTAAACCATACCAATTAATCAGCCCAGGAGAAGCCGGGAAGTTTGATATTTTTTCTGTTGGACCTGATGGTGAAGCTGGTACAGAGGATGATATAGGTAACTGGGATCCTGAGAAGCAATAATGTTAATCAATAGTGCTTTGAATTTATACGTTAATAACCAGAGCTTGCTATGCAAGTAAGCTCTGAACGTATGCATAGAAAAAGCCGAGGCTTTAGTTTAATTGAAATTTTAGTGGTATTAGTGATCATCGCTTTTGCTACCAAAATGGTGGTATATAGCTTAGAAGGCGGTGCAGAGGATGAGCTAGATACTCAAGCACTTAGGCTGCATACCACCATTAATATGGCATCAGAGTTTGCTATTTTGAACCAAGTTGAATTGGGATTTCAGGTAGACAAAAATAAGTTCGAATTTTTAGTTTTTGATAGTGAGAAATGGATAACGTTTGACCGAGAAGAGTTATTTAATCCCGTTGAGTTTGACGAACGTTTTAAATTAACACTAAACCTAGAAGATTTAGCGTGGGCAGCAGATAACTTACTCGAACAATCCAATTGGCGTGAATTAATGAGCGGCGGCGACGAAGACAGCTTATTAGAACTTAAAAAGCTCAAAATCCCTCAAGTACTTATACTGTCATCGGGTGAAGTCAGTGCATTTCAGCTAACACTTGAGTTAAAAGATCAAAGAGAGCCTGTTTACTTTATAGAGGGTGAATTTACTGCCCCTGTTAATTTGCGCCGAGAGCCAGAATAATGGATAACAATAAAGGATTTACTTTATTAGAGGTATTAGTTGCGCTAAGTATTTGTGCTATGACAGGTATTGCAGCAATGCAAGTAACTAGCGAGCATATACATCATTTATCAAGCATTGAAGATCAAACATATGCCTCATGGGTCGCAGAAAATATCTTGGTAGAGCAGCGCACTAAAGGTGAGCAATGGCAAAGTAAAAGCGGATTGCGTGGTAGCGAAGTAATGGCGGGTGTTGAGTGGTTTTGGCAACAAGATGTGATGCCTACGGCCGACAAAAGCTTTGTTAAATTAACCATTACTGTTTTTAGTGACGAGAAGTACGAGCGTTCTGTTTATGAGCTTTCCACCTATTTGAATAAAGGTAAGAAATAAGTGAAGCAACGTGGATTTACATTACTTGAAGTAATGGTCGCTCTAGGAATTTTAGCCTTTGTTATTATTGCTACTCACCAAATATTAGAGACTACGACGCGGTCTAAAGATGCCTCAGATGAAAAAATAGCTGAGTTAAATGGCTTACAAACTACATTCAGGTTAATGGATCAAGACTTTAGCCAAATGACTAAACGCGCAGTGCGAAACGAAGCTGGCGATGTACAAGAACTCTATTTACTTGCTGGGCGTTATGTTTTAGAAAGTCAATATCATGGGATTGCGTTTGTGCGTGATGGTTGGGTAAATCCAATTAATTTACTACCCCGCTCAGAATTACAAGCGGTTGGTTATAGAGTGATTGATGATAACTTAGAAAGAGTGTATCGCGTGTATGTAGATCAACTTGATAACACTGAACCACGAGTGCAAGTTATCCTCAAAGGTATCGAAGAGCTAAAGTTTGAATTTCTTGATGACAAAAATAAATGGCTAGAGCAATGGGATATTAAGGCATTACCGAAAGCGGTTGCCGTTACATTGCAGCAAGTTGACGCGAAACCAATTCGCCGTGTATTTTTAGTGCCAGGACAAGGCAAGGTGATCACGCCCACGAGTACAGCAACAAATGGTTCAACACCTAATACAACTAATAAAAATAGCAGAGGCACGCCATAATGGGGTATCAATCATCGCGTGGGGCTGCCATTGTTATTGTATTATTTATGGTGGCGTTAGCGGCTATTTTAGCTGTAGAAATGAGTGCTAATTTGATGGTCCAAGTACAAAAAAGTACCAATTTGCAAGGACACCAGCAAGCTAAGTGGTACGCATATGGTGCAGAAGAACTAGCTATTAAAGCACTTATTCAAAGTAAAAAAGATGACCCTGAGAAAACAACATTAGATCAAATATGGGCAAAACAAGGTGATGTTCCTTATCCAGTTGATAATGGCAAGCTGAGTGGCAAAATAACGGACCTACAAGCTTGCCTAAATTTGAATGCTTTAGCCGCAGAACCTGATATAAATAGCGCAAATAAAACAAACCCAGCGCATAAAGCATTGTTTACATTACTTGAAAACATAGAAGACTTATCTGCGAATGAGTCTGAAGAAGCAATGGCTGACAGTGTATTTGATTGGTTAGATGCCAACAGCATTACATATCGCTCAGGTGCAGAAGAGGGAGAGTATTTGTCACAAAAATTCCCATACCTGACCGCAAATAGCTTATTTGCATCAACTTCAGAACTACGATTGATCAAAGGCTTTAATCCGCTGGTAATGGAAAAAATACTTCCTTACGTGTGTGTTATTCCAGGTAGTACTTTGCTTTCTATTAATATAAATACATTAACGCCAGAGCAAGCTCTCATACTCAGTGCGTTTATTGATGAGTTGAGTTTATCCGGTGCTGAGGCCGTAATAGCAGCAAGACCAGAAGCTGGGTTCGATAGCAAAGAAGTATTCTTTGAACAAGTACTTCAGCAAGGCGGGAAAAACATTAAAGCAGTAGAAAACTTATTTAGTATTAATAGCGAATATTTTAAATTACAAACGCAGGCAACGTTTGTTGATTTGCGTTTTTCGATGACCACATTACTGTATGCCAACAATGGTGACGTAACGATACTGGCGCGAAAATTTGGAGGCGTACAGTGACAGAAATATTATTGATCCGCACGGGTCAAACTGAACAAGAAACACTTAACTGGTTAATATACTCACCACAAGAACAAGAAATAATAGCCAGTGGAGAGCTTGCTAATGCCAGTCATTTAAGCGAGTTAAGTGAAAAAGCGCAAAGTCGTGAGGTGGTTATTTTACTGCCAAGTGATCAAGTACAGCTAAAAACAGTTACTTTGCCTGCTAAATGGAATCGTAAGCTTGAGCAAGCACTACCGTATATGCTTGAAGAAGATATTGCATGTGACGTAGATGATTTATTTATAGCGGTCGGTGAATCAACCATGATAGATGAGCAACATGCTATACGTGTTGCTATGGTCGATAAAGAGTGGTTTGAGCAATGGCTTGCGCTATTTGTAGAGTATAATTTGCCCGTATATAAAATATTACCAGATGCTTTGTTATTACCTACAGCAGATGATGCAATAACGGCCATAGAACTCAATGGACAATGGTTATTTAAGCAAGGTCAATGGCATATAAGTGCTGTAGAAAGTAGTTGGTTAAATGGTTATTTAACGGCAATGGGTAATCCTGACATAAAGCATTTTAGCCCAGCGACTCAATTCCCTGAAACGGTTAGCCTGCAAGCGCAAACAAGTGATTATGATTTACCTTTAGGATTATTTGCTAAACAACTTGATAACGTTAAATTCAATCTTCGCCAAGGCATGTATCAACTTAAAAAGAAAAGTACATTATGGTGGGGATACTGGAAAAGTGCTGCGGTTATTACAGGTGTTGCATTAGTATCAACTATTGCAATAAAGGCCGTAGAATTAAATCAATTAAATACTCAGCTAGAAATCACAAAGGCACAAGTGGTTGAGCGTTACCAGAACGCGTTTCCAGGTACTAAAGTTCGTCCGCAACTTGTTAAGAGTCAAATTAGAGGCGCATTAAAAAAAATACAGGGGTCAAGCGACGCTGGCTTTTTAGACTTAACAACAAATTTAGTTAATGTGTTTTCTCAAGTGAGTGAATTCACACCTGAAAATTTACGCTACGATAAGCGTCGTAACGAGCTGCGTATTCGAGCTAGGGCGAAGGATTTTCAAACTTTCGGTAAAGTAAAAATATTGCTTGAAAAGCAAGGTTTAACGGTTGACCAAGGCTCATTGAATAACGATGGCGACTTTGTCGTGGGTGAAATTAAACTGCGAGGTGCGGTATGAAAAAGCAGTTGATGCAACATTGGCATTCGCTAAAGGAACAAGAACAACATTTAGTTATGATTGCAGGTGGTGTGTTTATTATTTTCATTTTAGTAATGGGGATCTTTAGGCCACTAAATAATGCAATAGAACGTGCTGAGCAAGCGCAAATTAAACAACAAGAGCTATTGGTTTGGGTTGATGAGAGTATTGTTAAACTCAAAGCTGCGGGCAGTACACAAATTGCCAGTAGCCAAAATTTAAGCCAAATAGTTAACTCAACGCGTGCTCGCTACAAAATTAGCATCAGCAAAATGCAGCCAAGTAATGATTCACTGCGTTTGACGCTCGACTCAATCGAGTTCAATCATTTGATAGAGTGGCTCGATGAACTTGTTAATCAGCATGGTTTACGTGTCGAGAACTTGGATTTAAGCCGCGATGATAAATCTGGTTATGTGCGCGTAAGCCGCTTGGTATTAGAGAAGTAATTAATGAAAAAAACAATAACATTATCTATTTTATTTTTATTTAGCTTTATTATTTTTTGTATTGTTAAGTTGCCCGCAGTTATTGCATTGGACTTAGCTAAACCTTATCTACCTAAGCAGTTAGAAGTAGGTCAAACCGTTGGTAGCATTTGGCAAGGGCAAATGATGCAAGTACGCTTTGATGGCGAGCAATTAAATAATGTGCGTTGGGATATTGCTGGATGGCAGTTATTTACCGGCAACTTAAATACTAATTTAAAGTTTGGTGATCCGCGTGAGCGCAGCGATATTTCAGGCTATGCAAATGTAAATTATGGCTTATTTAATAATACAATTAAAGTAACTGATGGGCTTGTTCGCTCCACCGTTGAAAGAGCAATGCAGCGTATTCAATTACCACTGCCAGTAACAGCAAAAGGCCGCGTAATATTAGAGCTTGATGAATACAGCTCAGGCACGCCCTATTGTGAATCATTAAAAGGCGAAATAGCGAGTCCAGATATTGATGTACAGGGTTTAAACGGTTGGTTTAACATTGGTCCGCTTGGTGGTAACCTTAGTTGTAAGTCTGGCGACATAGCCATACTTATTGATCCTGATAACACCTTAGGGCTTGAAGCTGATGCGATGTTAAAGGCTAATTTCGATTTTAAAGTAGCTGGATACGTAAAGCCTGATGCAACATTACCAAAAGACGTACACGATGCAGTGAAGTTTTTAGGTCGTCCAGATAGAGAAGGTCGTTATCCGCTTAATTTTTAATGTTTACAAATAAAGAGTTTTAATGCAATTACCTCAATTTACTGAGTTGCATGCTACGCAGCTCAGCACATTTTTAGATACTCAGCCTGAAGCGATGACCTTATCGCAAAGCCAAGGTTACTTGTTTGGCGTAATTTGTTCTCCTGAGCCATTAGACGTGCATGAGTGGATTGCACAAATCTTACCAAACACGACAGATAATTTAGACGAAGAAGTCTTGTTTTTATTTATGGCGTTATACCATCAAATAAGCGAGCAAGTGTTTGAGATTGGCTATAAATTACCAACGCAATACAGTTTTGATTTTTGTAAAAGCTGGAGTGAAGGTTTTTTAACAGCGACAACGACTTACACTCAAAAACTATTAACCTCTGAGCAATTAGAAGCAGAATATAAAGATGCATTAGAGAGCGCTCAAGCGACATTAAGCTTTTTTGCTCTAGGTGAAGACGCCATTACTACTATCGCTGCGCAAAATAACTTAGGACTACAATCGCTTTGCTTACAGCAATATGAATTAATGGGTGATTTTGCATTAGGCTTTGCCGAGTTGATTGAAATTGTCGCACTTAATAGTGATTTGTATACAGATGAAGGGTGGGACGAGTAGCTTTTAGGTTACTTATTTTTATAAGTAACCTATTATAAATCTTATTAAGCGCCTAATTCTAACTCTATGTCTGTGCAGCCTTGCTTGCACTTTATTATGCCTTTACCAGACTCTCCAGTGGCTAAATTGAGTGTTAGCATGGTGTTGCACTGTTCGCATTTCAATGCTTTTCCTTGCGCTAATTTCTTAAGCATATTTCGATGTTTGTGAAATGAGTCGCTCGCTTTTTTATTCAATTTTGAAAAGTCCATTACTTCACTCGCTTTTGCGCTAACGATTCAGACACTATTTTGCATACTGTATTTAAGCGGTCATCATAAAAATACAGATTTAAATCACGTTCGCGACAATAACGTAAATGAAATAATCGTACTGAATCATCTGTTGTAAATGTTTTTTCTACATATTCATGCTCAGATTCTGATAATCCCAATTGAGCGCTTATATTGCTTTTAGCCATGCTTGCTGCTGGGTTTCTATTTACTTTTGTTGACTCGCCTAAAAGGCTAACGCCTTCACCTAAAAGCTTTTCTCTTGGCTCTTTTATAAGCGGATGATCGATAGTAAAAAAAGCAAGGATCACAATGACTAATATAATAAATTTTTTCACGAAAGCGCAAACCTTGATCTAAATAGGGTTAAATTATTATGCAGTGTAATAAAATGTGTTTTAAAAGCAAGTGGCGAGGGTGAATAAATTATTAGCAATCAATGCCAGTAATTCTAATCAATATTGGTATAATGGCTAGCAGCAGTCAGATATTTCTGAAATATCTGAAAGTATTCAAGTGTCGATTTATTAAACTGAGCATAGTTAGCAAATAAATTGTTAGACCTTATAATATTAGAGTATTTGAATATTGCTGAACTTTTCTTTCCAAGCGGCGTTGAGGAACTTCGATGGACAAACAAATTAAAGTAAAGAACATCCCTGTAGAGGTTAAAATCCAAAAACCGGATTTAAGCCACCAAGACGACAGATTCAACCCCCGAAACCGCATTTATGTGCGTGCTGTAAAAGGCCTCCATCAGTTACTTAGGCAACGCATCGGTTTTTTAGGGTTACTTGCATTTATGTTGCTCCCTTGGATTAACTTTAACGGTCAACAGGCCGTATTGTTTGATTTGATGGGTCAAAAATACAATATTTTTGGCTTAACACTATGGCCTCAAGATTTTACTATTTTAGCCTTTATTTTTATGTTGGCGGCCTTTGCGTTGTTTTTGGTCACTACTTTTTACGGCCGAGTATGGTGTGGTTACACCTGCCCGCAAACGGTGTGGACTTTTATATTTATTTGGTTTGAAGAAAAGTGTGAAGGTAAAGCTAATCAGCGTAAAAAGCTCGATGAGCGGCCAATGAACTTTGATAAGTTTTGGCGAAAAACCGCTAAACATACTAGTTGGATATTATTTTCGTTATATACCGCTATTTCTTTTGTGGGTTATTTTACACCTATTCGGGAGTTGCTTCCTGATTTTGTCACTTTCAATCTAGGGGGATATGCGCTTGTTAGTGTGATCTTCTTTGCAGTATGTACCTATGGCAATGCAGGTTGGATGCGTGAAATTATGTGCTTACACATTTGTCCGTATTCTCGCTTTCAGTCGGCTATGTTCGACAAAGACACGTACACGGTAACTTATGATGAAAACCGTGGTGAAAGTCGCGGTCCTCGTTCTCGTAAAGTCGCTCATCAAGATTTAGAAATGGGTGACTGTATAGACTGTAATTTGTGTGTTCAAGTATGCCCAACAGGTATTGATATTAGAAATGGGCTACAAGCCGAGTGTATAAACTGTGGTGCCTGTATAGATGCGTGCGATGGTGTAATGGATAAAATGGAATACCCGCGTGGGCTTATTTCATATACAACAGAGCGAAACCTCGAAACACCTGAAAATAAAACAAATCCTTTGCGAGCTAAAATAATAGGTTACACGGTCATCTTAGTAATATTAACCAGCGCACTCGTGGCTAACATCGCACTGCGTAAAACAATGGACTTTGATATTATTCGCGATCGTAACCAATTATACCGTGTCGATTTTGATGGTTTAGTAGAAAACACCTATACATTAAAGGTCATTAATAAAGCGCAGTACGAGCAAACTTTTAATATTAAAGTACAAGGTTTAGATAACTTTAAATACATAGGAAAACAGTCATTCACTGTGCAAGCAGGGCAATCACACAATGTGCCTTTATCATTAGTAATGGATCCATATGACTTAAAAGCACCTATGACAGAGTTTAACTTTGTGCTTTCACCAATTAACGAACCAGATAACGAAATATTGCAGCCAAGTAACTTTTTCAAAGCGCGATAATAAATTAACAAAAGCGGGGCAACCCGCTTTTATTTTGTATAAGAGGCATATGAGTAAATTTAGTTTTGTTGACTTAACCCCTGACCTTATTCTTGATGCTATCGAAAGCGTCGGTATTTATGCCGAGTCTGGTTTACTTGCTTTAAATAGCTACGAAAATAGAGTTTACCAATTTGTCGCTGAAGGCGGGAAACGCTACGTCGTTAAGTTTTACCGCCCCGAGCGCTGGAGCAAAGAGCAAATTCAGGAAGAGCACGATTTTGCATTTGAGCTAGCAGAGGCCGAAGTGCCAGTTGTTGCCCCAATAGTGCATAACGGAGCAAGCTTGTTCGAACACCAAGGATATTGGTTTACGCTATTTCCTAGCGTAGGCGGGCGCTTATTTGAAGTTGATAACTTAGATCAACTTGATGTGTTAGGGCGTTTAATTGGACGTATGCATCAAATTGCTAAAACAAAAGCATTTACGCACCGGCCAACAGTGACATGCGAAGAATACTTGCATACAGCTAAAGTTCATCTACAAAAAAGTAACTTAGTCCCTCTTGGTTTAAAAACAGCTTTTTATACTATTTTAGATTTAGTAATAGAAAAAGCTCAAGCGCAATACAAAGAGGTAGAAACGATACGTCTACATGGGGACTGTCACGCAGGCAATATTTTGTGGGCAGGAGACGCACTTATGTTTGTTGATTTAGACGACAGCCGCCAAGGGCCTGCAATTCAAGATTTATGGATGATGCTCAGTGGCGACAGAATGACACAGCTGTTACAGTTAGATACCCTAGTGGGCGCATATGAAGAGTTTTGTGATTTTGATCACACTCAACTCAAATTGATTGAACCTTTGCGAGCAATGCGTATTATTCATTATATGGGTTGGGTCGCAAATAGATGGAGTGATCCGGCTTTTGTACGGAACTTTTCATGGTTTGCAGATGACAAATATTGGGAGCAACAAATTTTAGCTCTCAAGGAGCAGCTTTCTGCATTACAAGAAGAGCCGTTAAAGTTATTGCCATAACATTTTCTTTAAAGACTATTACAATGAGACACACATGCTTAAAAAAATAAAACTTAGCTTATTGCTTCTTTGTTTACCCTTTGCAGCTTTTGCTGCACAGTTTGAAATTGATAACCAATATACAGTTATTGATGTAGAAAAAAGTTCAACTGCACAAGTAACCGAGTTTTTCTCATTCTATTGCGGCCACTGCTTTAAGTTTGAACCTGTTGCTAAAGCTATCGAAAAAAACTTACCAGACGGTGTCGTGTTTATTAAAAATCACGTTAATTTCTTAGGCGGTGTGTCACCGCAAACACAATCAAATTTAAGCTTTGCTTATTTAATTGCTAAAAAGCATGGTCAAGCACACAATATTGCTGAACAAATATTTAAGAGTATTCATATTCAAGGTGCACCGCTAACAGAAATAAAAGATGTTAAAAAACTCCTAGAAATTAATGGTATTGATAGCAACACGTTTGATAGTGATATTGCTAGCATGCCAATTATTTCTGCTGAACGCGCACTGCAAGATAAGCAAAATAAATATTCAGCGTTAGGTGCGCTCACCGGAGTTCCTACCTTTATTGTTAATGATAAATATAAGATAAATATAAATACTATTAAAAGCCAAACAGAGCTTGATGAGTTAGTTAAATTTTTACTAGCATTATAAATTTTTGGAGAATAAAAATAATGATCAAATTAGTTAAAGTAGGCTTGCTTGCACTATTACTGCCTATGGCAGGGACAAGTTTTGCAGCAACTTATGAAGAAGGCGTGCATTACGATGTTGTATCTGAGCGCGCAACTAAAAAGCCAGAAATTAAAGAGTTCTTTTCATTCTACTGTCCGGCATGTAATAACATGGAAGGACTCATTTCAGAATTTAAACCGTCACTTGATAAAAACGTTAAGTTTAAAAAGAGTCATGTAGATTTTG carries:
- the gspF gene encoding type II secretion system inner membrane protein GspF, with translation MAAFEYRALDGRGKEKKGILEADTAKQIRQILRDQKLTPLEVVPAAQSDKQVKGEKAPLLGSFFKPTISTSDLALITRQLATLIQSALPVEGAVMAVAEQCEKPRLKRMLMSVRSKVVEGYTLADGMSEFPHVFDDLYRAMVAAGEKSGHLDQVLNRLADYTEQRQHMRSQITQAMVYPIILVIFAIGIVAVLLGTVVPKILKTFEKTKQVLPWTTEWVMAGSHFVQNYWFISLIAITGIAIGIKHALKKPKIRFWWDNRILHMPGIGKVARGINTARFARTLSILSSSSVPLLEGMRISGGVLVNEKIKKAVADASDRVSEGASLRAALQQTKLFPPMMLHMIASGEKSGELEQMLERAANNQDREFESMVNVSLKLLEPAMIASMAVIVLFIVMAILQPIMAMNKAVGL
- the gspG gene encoding type II secretion system major pseudopilin GspG, translated to MNKQSGFSLLEVMVVLVIIGMIMSIVAPNIMGQQEEAAIDKAHLDIQQLEDAMSLYKLKNKSYPTTEQGLEALVNKTNIEPVPKRFPDGGFISELPDDPWGKPYQLISPGEAGKFDIFSVGPDGEAGTEDDIGNWDPEKQ
- the gspH gene encoding type II secretion system minor pseudopilin GspH; protein product: MQVSSERMHRKSRGFSLIEILVVLVIIAFATKMVVYSLEGGAEDELDTQALRLHTTINMASEFAILNQVELGFQVDKNKFEFLVFDSEKWITFDREELFNPVEFDERFKLTLNLEDLAWAADNLLEQSNWRELMSGGDEDSLLELKKLKIPQVLILSSGEVSAFQLTLELKDQREPVYFIEGEFTAPVNLRREPE
- the gspI gene encoding type II secretion system minor pseudopilin GspI codes for the protein MDNNKGFTLLEVLVALSICAMTGIAAMQVTSEHIHHLSSIEDQTYASWVAENILVEQRTKGEQWQSKSGLRGSEVMAGVEWFWQQDVMPTADKSFVKLTITVFSDEKYERSVYELSTYLNKGKK
- the gspJ gene encoding type II secretion system minor pseudopilin GspJ, producing MKQRGFTLLEVMVALGILAFVIIATHQILETTTRSKDASDEKIAELNGLQTTFRLMDQDFSQMTKRAVRNEAGDVQELYLLAGRYVLESQYHGIAFVRDGWVNPINLLPRSELQAVGYRVIDDNLERVYRVYVDQLDNTEPRVQVILKGIEELKFEFLDDKNKWLEQWDIKALPKAVAVTLQQVDAKPIRRVFLVPGQGKVITPTSTATNGSTPNTTNKNSRGTP
- the gspK gene encoding type II secretion system minor pseudopilin GspK; its protein translation is MGYQSSRGAAIVIVLFMVALAAILAVEMSANLMVQVQKSTNLQGHQQAKWYAYGAEELAIKALIQSKKDDPEKTTLDQIWAKQGDVPYPVDNGKLSGKITDLQACLNLNALAAEPDINSANKTNPAHKALFTLLENIEDLSANESEEAMADSVFDWLDANSITYRSGAEEGEYLSQKFPYLTANSLFASTSELRLIKGFNPLVMEKILPYVCVIPGSTLLSININTLTPEQALILSAFIDELSLSGAEAVIAARPEAGFDSKEVFFEQVLQQGGKNIKAVENLFSINSEYFKLQTQATFVDLRFSMTTLLYANNGDVTILARKFGGVQ
- the gspL gene encoding type II secretion system protein GspL; translated protein: MTEILLIRTGQTEQETLNWLIYSPQEQEIIASGELANASHLSELSEKAQSREVVILLPSDQVQLKTVTLPAKWNRKLEQALPYMLEEDIACDVDDLFIAVGESTMIDEQHAIRVAMVDKEWFEQWLALFVEYNLPVYKILPDALLLPTADDAITAIELNGQWLFKQGQWHISAVESSWLNGYLTAMGNPDIKHFSPATQFPETVSLQAQTSDYDLPLGLFAKQLDNVKFNLRQGMYQLKKKSTLWWGYWKSAAVITGVALVSTIAIKAVELNQLNTQLEITKAQVVERYQNAFPGTKVRPQLVKSQIRGALKKIQGSSDAGFLDLTTNLVNVFSQVSEFTPENLRYDKRRNELRIRARAKDFQTFGKVKILLEKQGLTVDQGSLNNDGDFVVGEIKLRGAV
- the gspM gene encoding type II secretion system protein GspM codes for the protein MKKQLMQHWHSLKEQEQHLVMIAGGVFIIFILVMGIFRPLNNAIERAEQAQIKQQELLVWVDESIVKLKAAGSTQIASSQNLSQIVNSTRARYKISISKMQPSNDSLRLTLDSIEFNHLIEWLDELVNQHGLRVENLDLSRDDKSGYVRVSRLVLEK
- a CDS encoding type II secretion system protein N → MKKTITLSILFLFSFIIFCIVKLPAVIALDLAKPYLPKQLEVGQTVGSIWQGQMMQVRFDGEQLNNVRWDIAGWQLFTGNLNTNLKFGDPRERSDISGYANVNYGLFNNTIKVTDGLVRSTVERAMQRIQLPLPVTAKGRVILELDEYSSGTPYCESLKGEIASPDIDVQGLNGWFNIGPLGGNLSCKSGDIAILIDPDNTLGLEADAMLKANFDFKVAGYVKPDATLPKDVHDAVKFLGRPDREGRYPLNF
- a CDS encoding UPF0149 family protein — its product is MQLPQFTELHATQLSTFLDTQPEAMTLSQSQGYLFGVICSPEPLDVHEWIAQILPNTTDNLDEEVLFLFMALYHQISEQVFEIGYKLPTQYSFDFCKSWSEGFLTATTTYTQKLLTSEQLEAEYKDALESAQATLSFFALGEDAITTIAAQNNLGLQSLCLQQYELMGDFALGFAELIEIVALNSDLYTDEGWDE
- the ccoG gene encoding cytochrome c oxidase accessory protein CcoG; translation: MDKQIKVKNIPVEVKIQKPDLSHQDDRFNPRNRIYVRAVKGLHQLLRQRIGFLGLLAFMLLPWINFNGQQAVLFDLMGQKYNIFGLTLWPQDFTILAFIFMLAAFALFLVTTFYGRVWCGYTCPQTVWTFIFIWFEEKCEGKANQRKKLDERPMNFDKFWRKTAKHTSWILFSLYTAISFVGYFTPIRELLPDFVTFNLGGYALVSVIFFAVCTYGNAGWMREIMCLHICPYSRFQSAMFDKDTYTVTYDENRGESRGPRSRKVAHQDLEMGDCIDCNLCVQVCPTGIDIRNGLQAECINCGACIDACDGVMDKMEYPRGLISYTTERNLETPENKTNPLRAKIIGYTVILVILTSALVANIALRKTMDFDIIRDRNQLYRVDFDGLVENTYTLKVINKAQYEQTFNIKVQGLDNFKYIGKQSFTVQAGQSHNVPLSLVMDPYDLKAPMTEFNFVLSPINEPDNEILQPSNFFKAR
- a CDS encoding serine/threonine protein kinase codes for the protein MSKFSFVDLTPDLILDAIESVGIYAESGLLALNSYENRVYQFVAEGGKRYVVKFYRPERWSKEQIQEEHDFAFELAEAEVPVVAPIVHNGASLFEHQGYWFTLFPSVGGRLFEVDNLDQLDVLGRLIGRMHQIAKTKAFTHRPTVTCEEYLHTAKVHLQKSNLVPLGLKTAFYTILDLVIEKAQAQYKEVETIRLHGDCHAGNILWAGDALMFVDLDDSRQGPAIQDLWMMLSGDRMTQLLQLDTLVGAYEEFCDFDHTQLKLIEPLRAMRIIHYMGWVANRWSDPAFVRNFSWFADDKYWEQQILALKEQLSALQEEPLKLLP
- a CDS encoding thiol:disulfide interchange protein DsbA/DsbL, which translates into the protein MLKKIKLSLLLLCLPFAAFAAQFEIDNQYTVIDVEKSSTAQVTEFFSFYCGHCFKFEPVAKAIEKNLPDGVVFIKNHVNFLGGVSPQTQSNLSFAYLIAKKHGQAHNIAEQIFKSIHIQGAPLTEIKDVKKLLEINGIDSNTFDSDIASMPIISAERALQDKQNKYSALGALTGVPTFIVNDKYKININTIKSQTELDELVKFLLAL